The Elusimicrobiota bacterium sequence CACCGCTGGTACGACATCCTTGGGAAAACTGGTATCGAGTGATCACCAGCATGTTTCTTCATGGGGGATGGCTTCATTTGATTGGAAACATGCTTTACCTGTGGGTTTTTGGCGGGAACGTCGAAGACCGCGTGGGGCACCTGCGCTACCTGGTCTTCTATCTGGCGGTGGGTTCCGCGGCGGCTTTTTTTCAAGTGGGTCTGAACCCGGCCAGCACGGTCCCCATGATCGGGGCCTCCGGCGCCATCGCTGGAATCATGGGGGCCTATTTCGTTCTTTATCCGAGAGCCAAGGTCCTGACCGTGGTCCCTATTTTTGTTTTCCTTCGCATCGTTGAAATACCCGCCTTCTTCTTCTTGGGTTTTTGGTTCCTCCTCCAGGCCTTCCAAGGTTACGGATCGCTCCTGCGAACGGCCGCTGGCGCCGGGGATGTGGGCGGAGTGGCCTGGTGGGCCCACGCGGGTGGTTTTGTGGCGGGGTTTGTGTTCATTTTTTTCTTCCGGCAATCGGCCCGGAAAAAAGCCATCTTCTCTTAGATTGTTTCACGGGAAACATTTTGCAGGCCGGTTCCCGGCCATGGGCCCGGAAACGGAATGTTTCACGTGAAACAGGGCGTGAGCCCGGCCTTCCCGGAGAATTTGGAAGGAACGCTTCTTTGGCGGGTTGACAGAACGCCGATTTCGGTATAACCTTGCCTTCTGGCAACAAGAAAGTTGGCTAAACAGAGATCATCATCTATTTCAGCGAGAGGGCTTAAACCAACATGGACGTTGAAATCCCAAAGGTCTCTCTTTCTCCCCAAGAAAACGAAATGGATATCTTGATTCGGGCCCGCTACCCCCTCATATACATGGTGAGCTGGGAGGAGGCCCGGGCCGAGGCGCTTTTGGCCCGGATGGCCCAGCGGCAAGGCAAGAACCTGTTCTTCTGGTCCGCCACACGGGGCTTGGCGGAGCACCCTTTCCCAGGAACAGGCAATGCCGCCGATCCGATTCAAGCCTTGGAACAGGTGGCTGTGTCCAAACAAAAAGCCCTCTTCGTCTTTAAAGATTTTCACCCCCATTTGCAGGACCCCAAGGTTATTCGCCGACTTCGGGATCTGGTGACAGATCTCAAATCGAGTTACAAAACATTGGTTTTCCTTTCCCCCCTCCTCACGATCCCCTTGGAACTTGAAAAAGATATCACCGTCATCGATTATGACCTCCCCGACTTTGGTGAGATGGCCTCCCTGGTGGATGAGTCCCTGGCCCAAGCCAAGGGGAAGGTCCCTTTTGAGTTCAACGCCGACGACCGAGAAAAAATCGTCCAGGCCGCGCTGGGCATGACTCTTTCCGAAGCCGAGAACGCCTTGGCCCGCTCCATCGTGGACGGGCCCACCCTCACGGTGGAAGAAATCAAAGATACCCTGCTCAAAGAAACCAAACAAATTATCCGCAAGTCCCGCCTTTTGGAATATTTTGAGGCCCAGCAGGCCTTCGCTGACATTGGCGGTCTGGACCTGCTTAAACATTGGCTGGAAAAACGCGGCAATGGGTTCTCGGAAAAGGCCCGCAAGTTTGGCCTTCCCGAGCCAAAAGGCATTTTGTTGATGGGGGTCCAAGGATGCGGCAAATCATTGACATGCAAAGCGATTAGCGGTCTTTGGAAACTGCCATTGCTCCGTTTGGATATGGGCTCCATCTTTGGTCAATACGTCGGCCAATCCGAGGAAAACATGCGGAAAGCCATCAAAACGGCGGAATCCGTAGCGCCCTGCGTTCTCTGGCTGGACGAAATCGAAAAAGGATTTTCCGGGAGCCAGTCCTCCGGCGCGGTGGACGCCGGCACCACCAACCGGATTTTCTCCACTTTTTTGACCTGGCTTCAGGAGAAGCAAAAACCGGTCTTCGTCGCCGCCACGGCCAACAACATCCAACAGCTTCCCCCGGAACTCCTTCGGAAGGGCCGCCTGGATGAAATATTTTTTATCGATCTGCCGACGGAAACGGAGCGGGCCGATATTTTTTCCATTCATTTAAAGCGGAAGGGCCGCGCCCCCGCCGCTTTCAACCCCCCCCTCCTGGCCCGCCTGTCCAACGGGTTTTCCGGCGCGGAAATCGAGCAGTGTTTGGTGGAAGCCCTCCACAACGCCTTCGCCGAAAACCGCGAGGTTTCCCAGAACGACCTGGAAACCGCTCTCCGCGACACGGTCCCCCTTTCGACCACCATGGCCGAGGACATCAGCGCCATCCGCGCCTGGGCCCAGGAACGGGCCCGGCCCGCCTCCTCGAGTCCCACTCCGAATTCATAACACCATGTCCCCCCCCGTTTCGACCACCTGGAGCACAACGATTCCTTGCCTCCGCATATTGAAAAAGCCATCGCCAAATTGCATCGTTTCAATCATCTCGAAATCGGCGATATCTCCCCCCTCCCCCCTATTCATTCCCCGCCCAAAGGGGATCCCTGCGGACACTGCGGCCAAGCCAACGAGCCCGGCCGCACCTTTTGTTGGGCTTGCTACAAACCGCTGAAAGGAGCGCCGCCGTCCTTAAAAGAAGAGGTGTTCACCGTGGTCGTCAACGGCGCCACCTACCGGTCCGACCAACCCGATCTGGCCGCGCCCATCCAACGGCTGATGGACCGCGTGCGACGGGATGGCTATAGCCCAAAAGTCGCGGCCCAATGGGCCGCCGCTGAAGGCAAAGAAATCACCAACGCCTCCGAGTTCGAGACGCGGGCCGCGGAAAAACCAGGGGTTTCCATTGTCCGCGTCGACGACCAGGTCTATCGCTCCGACGATCCTGCCCTCCCGCCCGAAATGCGGACGCTTCTGGATTATCTCCGCACCCACGCCGTCACTCCAGAACTGATGGAACGGCTTCGCCGCGCCGGGGCCCAGGTGAAATACCGCCCGGCCAACACGCTTTCCCCCTCCGACGGCGACCTGGATTTTTGGTCCACCGTTCGCCGAAAAACAAACGCGCCCGCGGTTCCC is a genomic window containing:
- a CDS encoding rhomboid family intramembrane serine protease, coding for MIPLKDNVRSRSFPFFNILLILGNIAVFSVELRQPSPQAVERFFSQWSLLAAPLVRHPWENWYRVITSMFLHGGWLHLIGNMLYLWVFGGNVEDRVGHLRYLVFYLAVGSAAAFFQVGLNPASTVPMIGASGAIAGIMGAYFVLYPRAKVLTVVPIFVFLRIVEIPAFFFLGFWFLLQAFQGYGSLLRTAAGAGDVGGVAWWAHAGGFVAGFVFIFFFRQSARKKAIFS
- a CDS encoding AAA family ATPase; translated protein: MDVEIPKVSLSPQENEMDILIRARYPLIYMVSWEEARAEALLARMAQRQGKNLFFWSATRGLAEHPFPGTGNAADPIQALEQVAVSKQKALFVFKDFHPHLQDPKVIRRLRDLVTDLKSSYKTLVFLSPLLTIPLELEKDITVIDYDLPDFGEMASLVDESLAQAKGKVPFEFNADDREKIVQAALGMTLSEAENALARSIVDGPTLTVEEIKDTLLKETKQIIRKSRLLEYFEAQQAFADIGGLDLLKHWLEKRGNGFSEKARKFGLPEPKGILLMGVQGCGKSLTCKAISGLWKLPLLRLDMGSIFGQYVGQSEENMRKAIKTAESVAPCVLWLDEIEKGFSGSQSSGAVDAGTTNRIFSTFLTWLQEKQKPVFVAATANNIQQLPPELLRKGRLDEIFFIDLPTETERADIFSIHLKRKGRAPAAFNPPLLARLSNGFSGAEIEQCLVEALHNAFAENREVSQNDLETALRDTVPLSTTMAEDISAIRAWAQERARPASSSPTPNS